From the Halalkalicoccus sp. NIPERK01 genome, one window contains:
- a CDS encoding zinc-binding dehydrogenase, whose product MDAVVCEAFGEARVEDVPMPSIGATDVLVEVKRVQLSVTECNLYHGEEIAHYETVRDRLDGGSARLFGHEFCGEVVEVGDEVASFEPGDRVYAPGKIPCGECNYCTSGRALHCTDKTYIGYDIPGALAEYVSLPAEPLCRVPEGVSDAEAAAMQPLASSVLCLRDAGIEQGDIVAVVGTGVMGFQSAQLALLQGASDVIVVDIDPRKLDIAARHGLSPIDATSTDAVTAVRERTGGIGADVVIEAVGGDQDHGTDGSDPLAQAVDMVTRGGTVLQVGYIIGDLTVTPRTLRSKSVDWINPVSGLLTLGPGRTTGTLAARLVEQGRISIDDYITHELSGLDSFERAVEMTLHKEQYGALGPAQIVLS is encoded by the coding sequence ATGGATGCCGTCGTGTGTGAGGCGTTCGGCGAGGCTCGTGTCGAAGACGTTCCGATGCCATCGATCGGGGCGACCGACGTGCTCGTCGAGGTCAAGCGCGTTCAACTCAGCGTCACGGAATGTAACCTCTATCACGGGGAGGAGATCGCCCATTACGAGACGGTCCGCGATCGGCTCGACGGCGGGAGCGCTCGGCTGTTCGGTCACGAGTTCTGCGGAGAGGTCGTCGAGGTCGGCGACGAGGTAGCTTCCTTCGAGCCCGGCGATCGGGTCTATGCCCCCGGCAAGATCCCGTGTGGTGAGTGCAACTACTGTACGTCGGGCCGGGCACTCCACTGTACGGACAAGACCTACATCGGGTACGACATCCCCGGTGCCCTCGCGGAGTACGTCTCGCTTCCCGCCGAGCCGCTCTGTCGGGTACCCGAGGGGGTCAGCGATGCGGAGGCCGCCGCGATGCAGCCGCTCGCCAGTTCCGTGCTGTGTCTCAGAGACGCCGGTATCGAACAAGGTGATATCGTCGCCGTCGTCGGGACGGGGGTCATGGGGTTTCAGTCCGCGCAACTCGCCCTGCTCCAGGGCGCAAGCGACGTCATCGTCGTCGATATCGATCCACGGAAACTCGATATCGCTGCTCGCCACGGACTGTCGCCGATCGATGCCACTTCGACTGATGCGGTCACGGCAGTCCGTGAACGAACCGGTGGAATCGGCGCTGACGTCGTGATCGAGGCCGTCGGCGGCGATCAAGACCACGGGACGGACGGGTCCGACCCGCTCGCCCAGGCGGTCGACATGGTCACGCGGGGCGGTACCGTCCTGCAGGTGGGCTACATCATCGGCGATCTCACGGTCACACCGCGCACCCTTCGGTCGAAAAGCGTCGACTGGATCAACCCCGTCTCGGGACTGTTGACCCTCGGGCCCGGTCGGACGACCGGGACGCTCGCTGCACGGTTGGTCGAACAGGGCCGGATCTCCATCGACGACTACATCACCCACGAACTTTCGGGCCTCGACTCGTTCGAGCGCGCGGTCGAGATGACGCTCCACAAGGAGCAGTACGGCGCGCTGGGGCCGGCACAGATCGTCCTTTCCTGA
- a CDS encoding mandelate racemase/muconate lactonizing enzyme family protein encodes MQIRDVEAVALYRDLDERFANAQKWIDSREYCLVRIETDDGTVGWGECWGPVAGNREVVEEYVTPWLIGKDPRDVERIHDELTFKLRSSYHSYVPASVVSGVDMALWDCYGKIAGESVSRLLGGRRREAVQAYATGHFFPDVDGTDAFKRAVVEEAEGNVDAGFDALKVKIGVGRHFPWSIDTDVEILRAIRDAVGDDIRLMADANHGYDTADARRVGRRLNDLDIYFFEEPIGPQHVEEYARLNRELDVPIAGGECWAFVEEFDRVFDRQAVSYAQPDVTSAGGITSMRRIASLADARNVQCLPHVFGSVVALAASLQVLATIPGNPMLEFDRTPNPIRDELAVDPIVNEGASVAVPGGPGLGIEIDHGVLERFRVD; translated from the coding sequence ATGCAGATCCGAGACGTAGAGGCCGTCGCGCTGTACAGAGACCTCGACGAACGGTTCGCAAACGCACAGAAGTGGATCGATAGCCGGGAGTACTGTCTGGTCCGGATCGAAACCGACGATGGCACCGTCGGGTGGGGCGAGTGTTGGGGGCCCGTCGCGGGCAACCGGGAGGTCGTTGAGGAGTACGTCACCCCCTGGTTGATCGGGAAGGACCCACGCGACGTCGAACGCATCCACGACGAGTTGACGTTCAAACTCCGCTCGTCGTATCACTCCTACGTGCCGGCCAGCGTCGTGAGCGGCGTCGATATGGCGCTTTGGGACTGTTACGGGAAGATCGCCGGCGAGTCGGTCTCGCGTCTACTCGGCGGTCGGCGGCGTGAGGCGGTCCAGGCGTACGCCACAGGCCATTTCTTTCCCGACGTCGATGGCACCGATGCGTTCAAACGAGCCGTCGTCGAGGAGGCGGAGGGCAACGTCGATGCCGGGTTCGACGCCCTGAAGGTGAAGATCGGGGTCGGTCGTCACTTTCCGTGGTCCATCGATACCGACGTCGAGATACTGCGCGCGATACGGGACGCCGTCGGGGACGATATCCGGCTGATGGCCGACGCGAATCACGGATACGACACGGCCGACGCGCGGCGGGTCGGGAGACGGCTGAACGACCTCGACATCTACTTCTTCGAGGAACCGATCGGACCACAGCACGTCGAGGAGTACGCGAGGTTGAACCGCGAACTCGACGTCCCGATCGCCGGAGGGGAGTGTTGGGCGTTCGTCGAGGAGTTCGACCGGGTGTTCGATCGGCAGGCGGTCAGCTACGCCCAGCCGGACGTGACGAGTGCGGGCGGCATCACGTCGATGCGGCGGATCGCGTCGCTTGCGGATGCCAGGAACGTGCAGTGTTTACCCCACGTCTTCGGGAGCGTCGTCGCCTTAGCCGCGAGCCTACAGGTCCTCGCTACGATCCCCGGAAACCCGATGCTCGAGTTCGACCGCACGCCGAACCCCATCCGTGACGAGCTCGCGGTCGACCCGATCGTCAACGAGGGGGCGTCGGTAGCGGTTCCCGGCGGTCCGGGACTGGGCATCGAGATCGATCACGGCGTCCTGGAACGGTTTCGCGTCGACTGA
- a CDS encoding MmgE/PrpD family protein, translated as MAETALLADFTAETTFSDITTDAIDHSQTAIRDYIGVALYGSHHDVGDRISAYVDRSASGDQSTVFCRGTASVPGAALANGAFGHAIDYDDTFESIVIHPTSPVFAASLAAAESIDTTTRDLLTGYVVGCEVAFRVGHSTYPEHYRNGWHATGTIGTFGAVAAAGSVLDLDRTALVHAFGIAASLSSSLKKNFGSMTKPLHAGHAAEMGVRSTLLADEGFTADEAVFEGDLGYGEVMTMHDGYDPAEITEGLGESWNVTDIGYKPYPSGVITHAAMDAMRNLVLEHDLTPETVDRITVSLEDAASEMLIHAQPENALQAKFSIEFCLAAILREGEAGIHEFTDEYVTDPQTRATIDKVERAFEDDLFGDDFAGYGATVRVQTTAGDELTAREQYAPGSPNNPLSEERLRDKFFECAETRLDRSAAEELEATIQRLKDDLPVGELTAQLDP; from the coding sequence ATGGCTGAGACAGCGCTGCTAGCCGACTTCACGGCTGAGACTACGTTTTCGGACATCACGACCGACGCCATCGATCACTCCCAAACGGCGATTCGGGACTACATCGGGGTCGCACTCTACGGGTCGCATCACGACGTCGGGGACCGAATCTCCGCCTACGTCGATCGTAGCGCCTCCGGCGACCAGAGCACCGTCTTCTGCCGAGGGACGGCGAGCGTTCCCGGTGCTGCTCTGGCCAACGGCGCGTTCGGGCACGCGATCGATTACGACGACACGTTCGAATCGATCGTCATCCATCCGACTTCACCGGTCTTCGCCGCTTCGCTCGCCGCTGCGGAGTCCATCGATACGACGACTCGGGACCTCCTGACCGGCTACGTCGTCGGTTGTGAGGTGGCGTTCAGAGTCGGCCACAGTACCTACCCCGAACACTACCGGAACGGGTGGCATGCGACGGGCACGATCGGTACGTTCGGAGCGGTCGCTGCTGCCGGCTCGGTTCTGGATCTCGACCGGACCGCGCTCGTGCACGCGTTCGGAATCGCCGCTTCCCTCTCGTCGTCGTTGAAGAAGAACTTCGGATCGATGACGAAACCGTTACACGCGGGGCATGCCGCCGAGATGGGCGTGAGATCGACACTGCTCGCCGACGAGGGATTTACCGCCGACGAAGCCGTCTTCGAAGGCGACCTCGGCTACGGGGAGGTGATGACGATGCACGACGGCTACGATCCGGCGGAGATCACGGAGGGGCTGGGCGAATCGTGGAACGTCACGGACATCGGGTACAAGCCGTATCCGTCCGGCGTCATCACCCACGCGGCGATGGATGCCATGCGTAACCTGGTGCTGGAACACGATCTGACGCCGGAAACGGTCGATCGGATCACCGTTTCCCTCGAGGATGCCGCTTCCGAGATGCTCATACACGCACAGCCGGAGAACGCCCTCCAGGCGAAGTTCTCGATCGAGTTCTGTCTCGCGGCCATCCTCCGGGAGGGCGAGGCCGGTATTCACGAGTTCACCGACGAGTACGTTACCGATCCTCAGACCCGGGCGACGATCGACAAGGTCGAGCGCGCGTTCGAGGACGACCTGTTCGGTGACGACTTCGCCGGCTACGGGGCGACCGTACGCGTTCAGACGACCGCTGGCGACGAACTCACCGCCCGAGAGCAATACGCACCCGGCAGCCCGAACAACCCGTTGAGCGAGGAGCGTCTTCGTGACAAGTTCTTCGAGTGCGCCGAGACACGGCTCGATCGATCGGCGGCCGAAGAGCTCGAAGCGACGATTCAGCGACTGAAGGACGACCTCCCGGTCGGCGAGCTCACCGCACAGCTCGATCCATAG
- a CDS encoding IclR family transcriptional regulator, with translation MAGTSRTTVASVERSYEIVHALQELNGARVHELATHLDLAPSTIHKHLVTLEQLGYARKEGDEYRVGMRFLTIGGHIRNSRRGYRLAIEMVSRLVEEVDERAQFVVENGGRGIYLHTEISQHSVQIDRYTGKRRYLHSSAAGKAILAYLPDDRVEEIIDRWGLPAETAETITDREELYDELERIRSVGVAFNDGESIKGLRAVGVPVMTPHDSVLGAFSVSAPAHRLKGDLYGEELPDLILGFANELELNLLNSPQ, from the coding sequence ATGGCCGGCACATCCAGAACGACGGTGGCTTCCGTCGAACGGTCCTACGAAATCGTTCACGCCCTTCAGGAACTGAACGGGGCCCGTGTTCACGAACTCGCCACGCATCTCGATCTCGCACCGAGTACCATCCACAAACACCTCGTAACCCTCGAGCAGCTGGGCTACGCACGGAAAGAAGGTGACGAGTACCGGGTCGGTATGCGCTTTCTCACGATCGGCGGCCATATCCGGAACAGTCGGAGGGGATACCGGTTGGCGATCGAAATGGTCTCGCGATTGGTCGAGGAGGTGGACGAACGCGCGCAGTTCGTCGTCGAAAACGGCGGGCGTGGCATCTACCTCCACACCGAGATCAGCCAACACTCGGTTCAGATAGACCGCTATACCGGCAAGCGTCGGTATCTCCACTCCAGTGCTGCAGGCAAAGCGATCCTCGCATACCTCCCCGATGACCGCGTGGAGGAGATCATCGACCGCTGGGGACTGCCCGCGGAAACGGCCGAGACGATCACCGACCGCGAGGAACTGTACGACGAGCTCGAACGGATCCGATCCGTCGGCGTGGCGTTCAACGACGGTGAATCGATCAAGGGGCTCCGAGCCGTCGGAGTTCCAGTCATGACGCCCCACGATTCCGTTCTCGGCGCGTTCAGTGTCTCGGCTCCGGCCCATCGGCTGAAGGGGGACCTCTACGGGGAGGAACTCCCGGATCTCATCCTCGGGTTCGCCAACGAACTCGAACTGAACCTGCTCAACTCCCCACAGTAA
- a CDS encoding cyclic nucleotide-binding/CBS domain-containing protein, producing the protein MGDVFVGSLMSSPVYTVGTETSLRDAGRTMLNHGIGSVIVVGDDDRLEGILTATDFIRIIAEGDPDPNAIVGTSMSSDVTTTTANESIRSVADLMLEYGFHHVPVVDEGRVIGVITTTDLTAYLSS; encoded by the coding sequence ATGGGAGATGTTTTCGTCGGGAGCCTCATGTCTTCGCCGGTGTACACCGTGGGCACCGAGACGTCGCTTCGCGATGCTGGAAGGACGATGCTCAATCACGGTATCGGCTCGGTCATCGTCGTCGGCGACGACGATCGACTCGAAGGAATTCTCACTGCGACTGATTTCATCAGAATCATCGCAGAAGGAGACCCCGATCCGAACGCGATCGTTGGCACATCTATGAGTTCGGACGTCACCACGACCACCGCGAACGAATCCATCCGTAGCGTTGCGGATCTGATGCTCGAATATGGCTTCCACCACGTTCCAGTCGTCGACGAAGGACGGGTCATCGGTGTCATCACGACGACGGACCTGACAGCATATCTCTCGAGTTGA
- a CDS encoding cold-shock protein: MANGTVDFFNQTGGYGFISTEDADDDVFFHMEDVGGADLEEGTDIEFDIEQAPKGPRATNVVRA; encoded by the coding sequence ATGGCAAACGGTACGGTTGATTTCTTCAATCAAACTGGCGGCTACGGTTTCATTTCCACCGAGGATGCGGACGACGACGTGTTCTTCCACATGGAGGACGTTGGCGGCGCTGACCTCGAAGAAGGGACGGATATCGAATTCGACATCGAACAGGCCCCCAAGGGCCCCCGCGCGACGAACGTCGTCCGCGCCTAA
- a CDS encoding bile acid:sodium symporter, whose protein sequence is MNDTGRERRYVNETWHRYVGRARRFENVGLVLAAVVLGVLVPGPGRYADVLVTPLVIFLVYGSLRGISVATVEYRSYGLVILCSLAVSYVLLPFGGIRIADAVLTGDALIGMAIVLAAPTTAGSAIIWTRLAGGDSELAALVSISSLAVAPLLTPFVLSSLLDRRVALPVETMVVDLLVIVLGGLVLVIALPEHVIGDAAVDRGSGLAILCLIYSSIASVDVGAIDPASFGVVGALVVSLLGVGFVAVRAASAAMGIDRSTYLPLFFTAGLKNLGIALLIAFAYRSAMVVVVIVTYYVLQQLVGAVIADFA, encoded by the coding sequence ATGAACGACACGGGACGAGAGAGACGATACGTGAACGAGACGTGGCATCGGTACGTCGGTCGGGCCCGGCGGTTCGAGAACGTCGGGCTGGTTCTCGCTGCGGTCGTCCTCGGCGTCCTCGTGCCGGGGCCGGGTCGGTACGCCGACGTGCTCGTCACGCCGCTGGTGATCTTTCTGGTGTACGGCTCGCTTCGCGGGATCAGCGTCGCGACCGTCGAGTACCGCTCGTACGGGCTCGTGATCCTCTGTTCGCTGGCCGTCTCGTACGTCCTCCTGCCGTTCGGCGGGATCCGGATCGCCGACGCGGTCCTGACCGGCGACGCCCTGATCGGGATGGCGATCGTCCTCGCCGCGCCGACGACCGCCGGGAGCGCGATCATCTGGACCCGGCTCGCCGGGGGCGATTCGGAACTGGCCGCGCTCGTCTCGATCAGTTCGCTCGCCGTTGCGCCCCTGCTCACCCCGTTCGTCCTCTCGTCGCTTCTCGATCGCCGGGTTGCGCTCCCGGTCGAAACCATGGTGGTCGACCTCCTGGTGATCGTCCTCGGCGGCCTCGTCCTCGTGATCGCCCTCCCCGAGCACGTGATCGGTGACGCCGCCGTCGACCGGGGGTCGGGCCTCGCCATCCTGTGTCTCATCTACTCAAGCATCGCGAGCGTCGACGTCGGGGCGATCGACCCGGCGAGTTTCGGCGTCGTCGGGGCGCTCGTCGTGTCGCTGCTCGGCGTCGGATTCGTCGCCGTCCGGGCCGCGAGCGCCGCCATGGGGATCGACCGATCGACCTACCTCCCGCTGTTCTTCACCGCCGGGCTGAAGAACCTGGGTATCGCGCTGCTGATCGCGTTCGCGTATCGCTCCGCGATGGTCGTCGTGGTGATCGTCACCTACTACGTGCTCCAACAGCTCGTCGGTGCGGTCATCGCCGACTTCGCATAG